In one Pseudomonas hydrolytica genomic region, the following are encoded:
- the rhlB gene encoding ATP-dependent RNA helicase RhlB translates to MLKALKKMFGKAEDEQPQPAPSPATAPAQSRGADDKRPRKNKPARPASETASDSPAPQQPRPPKADKPRRERPAKPVDNWKLEDFVVEPAEGKTRFHDFKLAPELMHAIHDLGFPYCTPIQAGVLGYTLKGQDAIGRAQTGTGKTAAFLISIITQLLQTPPPKERYMGEPRALIIAPTRELVVQIAKDAVALTKYTKLNVMSFVGGMDFDKQLKQLESRFCDILVATPGRLLDFNQRGEVHLDMVEVMVLDEADRMLDMGFIPQVRQIIRQTPMKGDRQTLLFSATFTEDVMNLAKQWTVNPAIVEIEPENVASDTVEQHVYAVASSDKYKLLYNLVTQNAWDRVMVFANRKDEVRRIEERLTRDGVSAAQMSGDVPQHKRIKVLEGFRAGHIRVLVATDVAGRGIHVDGISHVINFTLPEDPDDYVHRIGRTGRAGSSGTSISFAGEDDAFALPPIEALIGRKIQCEMPPDELLKPVPRKH, encoded by the coding sequence GTGCTCAAAGCACTCAAGAAAATGTTCGGCAAAGCCGAAGACGAGCAGCCACAACCAGCGCCGTCACCCGCAACAGCGCCCGCCCAGAGCCGTGGCGCAGACGACAAGCGTCCCCGCAAGAACAAGCCCGCCCGCCCAGCCAGCGAGACTGCGAGCGACAGCCCCGCGCCACAGCAGCCTCGCCCGCCCAAGGCCGACAAACCGCGCCGCGAGCGCCCGGCCAAGCCGGTGGACAACTGGAAGCTGGAAGACTTCGTGGTCGAGCCGGCCGAAGGCAAGACGCGCTTCCACGACTTCAAGCTCGCCCCCGAGCTGATGCACGCCATCCACGACCTCGGCTTCCCCTACTGCACGCCGATCCAGGCCGGCGTACTGGGTTACACCCTCAAGGGCCAGGACGCCATCGGCCGCGCCCAGACCGGCACCGGCAAGACCGCCGCCTTCCTCATCTCGATCATCACCCAGCTGCTGCAGACGCCGCCGCCGAAGGAACGCTACATGGGCGAGCCGCGCGCGCTGATCATCGCGCCGACCCGCGAGCTGGTGGTGCAGATCGCCAAGGACGCCGTCGCGCTGACCAAGTACACCAAGCTCAACGTGATGAGCTTCGTCGGCGGCATGGACTTCGACAAGCAGCTCAAGCAGCTCGAATCGCGTTTCTGCGACATCCTGGTCGCCACCCCGGGCCGCCTGCTGGACTTCAACCAGCGCGGCGAGGTGCACCTGGACATGGTCGAGGTGATGGTGCTGGACGAAGCCGACCGCATGCTCGACATGGGCTTCATCCCGCAGGTGCGCCAGATCATCCGCCAGACGCCGATGAAGGGCGACCGCCAGACCCTGCTGTTCTCCGCCACCTTCACCGAAGACGTGATGAACCTGGCCAAGCAATGGACGGTCAACCCGGCCATCGTCGAGATCGAGCCGGAGAACGTCGCCAGCGACACCGTCGAGCAGCACGTCTACGCCGTGGCCTCCAGCGACAAGTACAAACTGCTGTACAACCTGGTGACGCAGAACGCCTGGGACCGGGTGATGGTCTTTGCCAACCGCAAGGACGAAGTGCGCCGCATCGAGGAGCGCCTGACCCGCGACGGCGTCAGCGCCGCGCAGATGTCCGGCGACGTGCCGCAGCACAAGCGCATCAAGGTGCTCGAAGGCTTCCGCGCCGGGCATATCCGCGTGCTGGTGGCCACCGACGTGGCCGGCCGCGGCATTCACGTCGACGGCATCAGCCACGTGATCAACTTCACCCTGCCGGAAGACCCGGACGACTACGTGCACCGCATCGGCCGTACCGGCCGTGCCGGCAGCAGCGGCACCTCGATCAGCTTCGCCGGCGAAGACGACGCCTTCGCCCTGCCGCCGATCGAAGCGCTCATCGGCCGCAAGATCCAGTGCGAAATGCCGCCGGATGAGCTGCTCAAGCCGGTACCGCGCAAGCACTGA
- a CDS encoding acyl-CoA synthetase — protein MTTAPLIRTLQDIEQIEKTPLAARELPASTYELIRRSAAAQPDAPALSFILQGTGDETPLRLSYAELLGKITQTANAFHRLGLRPGKAVSFLLPNLPQTHFTIWGGEAAGIVNAINPLLEPAHIAELIHAADSELLVTLAPFPGTDLWDKVSAMRDHLPELKAILCVDLANLLPEPQRSALKAQRAPLPDGVLDFDETIATCPADHLESGRNILPEDIASYFHTGGTTGTPKLAPHSHANEVAMAYSMNLVTRFAPGDVTLCGLPLFHVNGVVVTGLTAFIGGAEVLLATPQGYRNTSLIGNFWKVIERYRVSFFSGVPTIYAGLLQVPSEGYDLSSLKYALCGAAPMPVELIRQFEAKTGLTLIEGYGLTEGTCGSCANPPAGERRPGSIGLRMPYCDVSIKVLDEQGRYLRDAAPNEIGNLCIRGATVFKGYLQASKNADIWVDGDWFNTGDLGRKDEDGYIWLTGRSKDLIIRGGHNIDPQMIEEALHKHPAVALAAAVGKPDEKAGELPVVYVQLKPGAQASEAELLEHAAAHIPERAAVPKDAWIIDAIPVTAVGKTFKPALRFDAIARVYQSALRELHPDIRVEVSSDDQLGQLAQVYLPSQDQTLIAAVGQRLAGYAVAHRINPQA, from the coding sequence ATGACGACAGCGCCCCTGATTCGCACCCTGCAGGATATCGAGCAGATCGAGAAAACCCCGCTCGCAGCGCGCGAGCTGCCCGCCAGCACCTACGAGCTGATCCGTCGCAGTGCCGCCGCCCAGCCGGACGCCCCGGCGCTGTCGTTCATCCTGCAGGGCACGGGCGATGAAACGCCGCTGCGCCTGAGCTATGCCGAGTTGCTGGGCAAGATCACCCAGACCGCCAACGCCTTCCACCGCCTCGGCCTGCGGCCGGGCAAGGCGGTGTCCTTCCTCCTGCCCAACCTGCCGCAGACCCACTTCACTATCTGGGGCGGCGAGGCGGCCGGCATCGTCAACGCGATCAACCCGCTGCTCGAACCCGCGCATATCGCTGAACTGATCCACGCCGCCGATTCCGAGCTGCTGGTGACCCTGGCGCCCTTCCCCGGCACCGACCTGTGGGACAAGGTCAGCGCCATGCGCGACCATCTGCCGGAGCTCAAGGCGATTCTCTGCGTGGACCTGGCCAACCTGCTGCCGGAACCGCAGCGCAGCGCGCTCAAGGCCCAGCGCGCCCCCCTGCCCGACGGCGTGCTGGATTTCGACGAGACCATCGCGACCTGCCCCGCCGACCACCTGGAAAGCGGCCGCAACATTCTGCCCGAGGACATCGCCAGCTACTTCCATACCGGCGGCACCACCGGCACGCCGAAACTGGCGCCGCACAGCCACGCCAACGAAGTGGCCATGGCCTACAGCATGAATCTGGTGACCCGCTTCGCCCCGGGCGATGTCACCCTCTGCGGCCTGCCGCTGTTTCACGTCAACGGCGTGGTGGTCACCGGCCTGACCGCCTTCATCGGCGGCGCCGAGGTGCTGCTGGCCACCCCGCAGGGCTATCGCAACACCAGCCTGATCGGCAACTTCTGGAAGGTGATCGAACGCTACAGGGTCAGCTTCTTCAGCGGGGTTCCCACCATCTATGCCGGCCTGCTGCAGGTTCCCAGCGAGGGGTATGACCTGTCCTCGCTGAAGTACGCACTGTGCGGCGCCGCGCCGATGCCGGTGGAGCTGATCCGCCAGTTCGAGGCCAAGACCGGGCTGACCCTGATCGAAGGCTACGGCCTGACCGAAGGCACCTGCGGCAGCTGCGCCAACCCGCCGGCCGGTGAGCGCCGCCCCGGCTCCATCGGCCTGCGCATGCCCTACTGCGACGTGAGCATCAAGGTGCTCGACGAACAGGGGCGCTACCTGCGAGATGCCGCGCCGAACGAGATCGGCAATCTGTGCATCCGCGGCGCCACGGTGTTCAAGGGCTACCTGCAGGCCAGCAAGAACGCCGACATCTGGGTCGACGGCGACTGGTTCAATACCGGCGACCTCGGCCGCAAGGACGAAGACGGCTATATCTGGCTGACCGGGCGCAGCAAGGATCTGATCATCCGCGGCGGCCACAACATCGATCCGCAGATGATCGAGGAGGCGCTGCACAAGCACCCGGCCGTGGCCCTGGCGGCCGCGGTCGGCAAACCCGACGAGAAGGCCGGCGAACTGCCGGTGGTGTACGTGCAGCTCAAACCCGGCGCACAGGCCAGCGAGGCCGAGTTGCTCGAGCACGCCGCGGCGCACATTCCCGAGCGCGCCGCAGTGCCCAAGGACGCCTGGATCATCGACGCCATTCCGGTCACGGCGGTGGGCAAGACCTTCAAACCGGCGCTGCGCTTCGATGCCATTGCCCGCGTCTACCAGAGCGCCCTGCGTGAGCTGCACCCCGATATTCGCGTCGAGGTGAGCAGCGATGACCAGCTCGGCCAACTGGCTCAGGTGTACCTGCCGAGCCAGGACCAGACGCTGATTGCAGCGGTCGGCCAACGCCTCGCAGGCTACGCCGTGGCGCATCGCATCAACCCGCAAGCGTGA
- a CDS encoding GGDEF domain-containing protein, producing MKPAHWQADLHQIRQLRLFHKVAASSLDHLLQEFRACELEAGEVLLSPFNRNQHLYLLIEGQLRVYLGSLDNQAVSTLEVGDCAGEISFIDNEHPSAYVVAERRSTVLRLHRESLVALFQESPQMMQNLLELLCERVRKGNRLILDSEQNANVDTLTGCFNRRWLEHVFERESTRCAFNDEPLSLLMLDVDHFKAYNDQHGHLAGDYALCLVAHTLRSQLRPKDSLIRFGGEEFVILLPEISAESARGIGERLRVSLEQIASFYSPVGILPGVTISIGLAQMQQKDSLQGLIARADAALYQAKQQGRNCLCG from the coding sequence ATGAAACCGGCGCACTGGCAGGCAGACCTGCATCAAATCCGACAACTGCGGCTGTTTCACAAGGTGGCCGCCAGCAGCCTGGACCACCTGCTGCAGGAGTTCCGCGCCTGCGAGCTGGAGGCTGGCGAAGTCCTGCTCTCTCCTTTCAACCGCAACCAGCATCTCTACCTGCTGATCGAAGGTCAGCTGCGCGTCTACCTCGGCTCGCTGGACAACCAGGCGGTCAGCACCCTGGAGGTCGGCGACTGCGCCGGCGAAATCAGCTTCATCGACAACGAACACCCTTCTGCCTACGTGGTGGCCGAGCGCCGCTCCACCGTCTTGCGCCTGCACCGCGAGTCGCTGGTGGCGCTGTTCCAAGAGTCGCCGCAGATGATGCAGAACCTGCTGGAGCTGCTCTGCGAGCGGGTGCGCAAGGGCAATCGGCTGATTCTCGACAGCGAGCAGAACGCCAACGTCGACACCTTGACCGGCTGCTTCAACCGGCGCTGGCTGGAGCATGTGTTCGAACGCGAAAGCACCCGCTGCGCCTTCAATGACGAGCCCTTGTCGTTGCTGATGCTGGATGTCGATCACTTCAAGGCCTACAACGACCAGCATGGCCATCTGGCCGGCGACTACGCCCTGTGCCTGGTCGCCCATACCCTGCGCAGCCAGCTGCGACCCAAGGACAGCCTGATCCGCTTCGGCGGCGAGGAGTTCGTCATCCTCCTGCCGGAAATCTCCGCCGAGTCCGCACGCGGCATCGGCGAGCGCCTGCGTGTCAGCCTGGAGCAGATCGCCTCCTTCTATTCCCCGGTCGGCATCCTGCCCGGCGTGACCATCTCCATCGGCCTGGCGCAGATGCAGCAGAAGGACAGCCTGCAGGGCCTGATCGCCCGCGCCGATGCCGCGCTGTACCAGGCCAAGCAACAGGGGCGCAACTGCCTCTGCGGTTAA
- a CDS encoding dipeptidase gives MRKLLIALLLLVPLSALAVLGLPQVIDAQMNSVASPPPYPASASAQKLHQGLFVADLHDDALLWERDLLKRYDYGHSDLPRMLEGRLGLQVFSTVTKTPRALNMESNEADSDNITLLAMAQRWPRETWNSLLQRALYQAQKLQDAAAGSDGRLVLIRSRDDLARFIEAWEKDPRRVAGLLATEGLQPIENRLENVDALYDAGFRIAGLTHFFDNEVGGSAHGLKKDGLTPLGRQVIARLEEKSMLVDLAHASRPLIDDVLAMATRPVLVSHTGVEGTCPGTRNLSDKHLQAIAATGGVIGIGYWSTAVCDTSVAAIVRAIRYTADKVGVEHVALGSDFNGTVHTPFDVTGLAQLTEGLQGAGFSAEEIAAIMGGNVQRLLLASLPEN, from the coding sequence ATGCGCAAACTGCTGATCGCCCTGCTTCTGCTGGTACCCCTCTCCGCCCTGGCCGTGCTGGGCCTGCCTCAGGTCATCGACGCACAGATGAACAGCGTCGCCAGCCCGCCGCCCTATCCGGCCAGCGCCAGCGCGCAGAAGCTGCACCAGGGCCTGTTCGTCGCCGATCTGCACGACGACGCCCTGCTCTGGGAGCGCGATCTGCTCAAACGCTACGATTACGGTCATTCCGACCTGCCGCGCATGCTCGAAGGCCGTCTCGGCCTGCAGGTGTTCTCCACCGTGACCAAGACCCCGCGCGCCCTGAACATGGAGAGCAATGAGGCGGACAGCGACAACATCACCCTGCTGGCCATGGCCCAGCGCTGGCCGCGGGAAACCTGGAACAGCCTGCTGCAGCGCGCGCTGTACCAGGCGCAGAAACTTCAGGACGCCGCGGCCGGCAGTGACGGGCGCCTGGTGCTGATCCGCAGCCGCGACGATCTTGCCCGCTTCATCGAGGCCTGGGAGAAGGACCCGCGTCGCGTGGCCGGCCTGCTCGCCACCGAGGGCCTGCAACCCATCGAGAACAGGCTGGAAAACGTCGATGCGCTGTATGACGCCGGTTTTCGTATCGCCGGGCTGACCCACTTCTTCGACAACGAGGTCGGCGGCTCGGCCCACGGCCTGAAGAAAGACGGCCTGACCCCGCTGGGGCGACAGGTCATCGCGCGTCTGGAAGAAAAATCCATGCTGGTCGACCTGGCCCACGCCTCGCGCCCGCTGATCGACGACGTTTTGGCCATGGCCACGCGCCCGGTGCTGGTCTCGCACACCGGGGTCGAGGGCACCTGCCCCGGCACGCGCAACCTCAGCGACAAGCACCTGCAGGCCATCGCCGCCACGGGTGGAGTGATCGGCATCGGCTACTGGAGCACCGCGGTGTGCGACACCTCGGTCGCGGCCATAGTCCGCGCCATCCGTTACACGGCGGACAAGGTCGGTGTCGAGCACGTCGCCTTGGGGTCGGATTTCAACGGCACCGTACACACGCCGTTCGATGTCACCGGCCTGGCGCAGCTCACCGAAGGCCTGCAGGGCGCCGGCTTCTCCGCCGAGGAGATCGCCGCGATCATGGGCGGTAACGTCCAGCGCCTGCTGCTGGCCAGTCTGCCGGAGAATTGA